In Grus americana isolate bGruAme1 chromosome 19, bGruAme1.mat, whole genome shotgun sequence, the following are encoded in one genomic region:
- the BUD23 gene encoding probable 18S rRNA (guanine-N(7))-methyltransferase isoform X2 encodes MAGSGRRPEHRGPPELFYDEAEARKYTQNSRVVEIQSQMSERAVELLGLPEGRPCLLLDVGCGSGLSGDYISDEGHYWIGMDISPAMLDVAVEREVEGDLLLADVGHGIPFRPGMFDGCISISAVQWLCNADKKSHSPSKRLYRFFSTLYTALARGSRAVLQLYPENSEQLELITAQAMRAGFTGGMVVDYPNSAKAKKFFLCLFVGASGMLPKGLGTECADGEEIHQAKFTNERTRFRNTKGKSVKKSRDWILEKKERRRRQGKEVRADTKYTGRKRRPRF; translated from the exons ATGGCGGGCAGTGGGCGCCGGCCCGAGCACCGCGGGCCGCCGGAGCTG TTCTACGATGAGGCCGAGGCGCGGAAGTACACGCAGAA CTCCCGAGTGGTGGAGATCCAGTCGCAGATGTCGGAGcgggctgtggagctgctgggacTGCCTGAGGGCCGGCCGTGCCTCCTCCTGGACGTGGG CTGTGGCTCCGGGCTGAGTGGGGATTACATCTCGGACGAGGGTCACTACTGGATTGGCATGGACATCAGCCCTGCCATGCTGG ATGTGgctgtggagagggaggtggaaggAGACCTTCTCCTTGCAGATGTGGGTCATGGCATTCCCTTCAGGCCTGGCATGTTTGATGGCTGTATCAG tatttCCGCAGTGCAGTGGCTTTGTAATGCTGATAAGAAATCACACAGTCCTTCAAAACGCCTTTATCGATTCTTCTCAACTCTTTATACTGCCTTG GCCCGAGGATCCCGAGCTGTCCTGCAGCTATACCCTGAGAACTCAGAGCAG CTGGAGCTCATCACAGCCCAAGCCATGAGAGCTGGCTTTACTGGGGGAATGGTGGTAGACTATCCCAACAGCGCTAAAGCCAAGAA gtTCTTCCTTTGTCTCTTTGTTGGGGCATCTGGCATGTTACCGAAG ggcCTTGGTACTGAGTGTGCTGATGGAGAAGAGATACACCAGGCAAAGTTCACCAATGAGAG GACGCGGTTCAGAAACACCAAGGGCAAGTCTGTGAAGAAAAGCCGGGACTGGATCCTTGAGAAGAAGGAGCGTAGACGACGACAGGGCAA GGAAGTGCGAGCAGACACGAAATACACAGGTCGAAAACGCCGCCCTCGCTTCTGA
- the DNAJC30 gene encoding dnaJ homolog subfamily C member 30, mitochondrial has product MEPAAFGRLRRLLPAAPRAPRPGLPLAPSRGGQTGGVGAPRRDLYEVLGVPATATAAQIKTAYYEQSFRYHPDRNAGSTAAAARFAAVSEAYRVLGSAALRRKYDRGLLSSEDLRGAPQPSGRPAAPAPPPPRAPAASRRGSVPPPFDFDAFYRAHYGEQLERERVLRARREQLRLRREEAMAQGRFKLLSDLSVGLIFFLGFAILYGLK; this is encoded by the coding sequence ATGGAGCCGGCAGCGTTCGGCCGCTTGCGGCGCCTCttgcccgccgccccgcgggcCCCGCGGCCCGGCCTCCCGCTGGCGCCGTCCCGCGGTGGGCAGACGGGCGGCGTCGGAGCTCCGCGCCGCGACCTGTACGAGGTGCTGGGGGTCCCAGCCACGGCGACGGCGGCGCAGATCAAGACGGCGTACTACGAGCAGTCGTTCCGCTACCACCCCGACCGCAACGCTGGCAGTacagccgccgccgcccgcttCGCCGCTGTTAGCGAGGCCTACCGGGTGCTGGGCAGCGCCGCCCTGCGCCGCAAGTACGACCGCGGCCTCCTCAGCTCTGAGGACCTGCGCGGCGCCCCCCAGCCCTCGggccgcccggccgcccccgccccgccgccgccccgcgcccctgCTGCCTCCCGCCGCGGGTCCGTCCCGCCGCCCTTCGACTTCGACGCCTTCTATCGGGCACACTACGGGGAGCAGCTGGAGCGGGAGCGGGTGCTGCGGGCACGGCGGGAGCAGCTGCGCCTCCGCCGGGAGGAGGCCATGGCCCAGGGACGCTTCAAGCTCCTCTCTGACCTCTCGGTCGGGCTCATCTTCTTCCTGGGCTTCGCTATCCTCTATGGCCTCAAgtga
- the BUD23 gene encoding probable 18S rRNA (guanine-N(7))-methyltransferase isoform X1 — MAGSGRRPEHRGPPELFYDEAEARKYTQNSRVVEIQSQMSERAVELLGLPEGRPCLLLDVGCGSGLSGDYISDEGHYWIGMDISPAMLDVAVEREVEGDLLLADVGHGIPFRPGMFDGCISISAVQWLCNADKKSHSPSKRLYRFFSTLYTALLELITAQAMRAGFTGGMVVDYPNSAKAKKFFLCLFVGASGMLPKGLGTECADGEEIHQAKFTNERTRFRNTKGKSVKKSRDWILEKKERRRRQGKEVRADTKYTGRKRRPRF; from the exons ATGGCGGGCAGTGGGCGCCGGCCCGAGCACCGCGGGCCGCCGGAGCTG TTCTACGATGAGGCCGAGGCGCGGAAGTACACGCAGAA CTCCCGAGTGGTGGAGATCCAGTCGCAGATGTCGGAGcgggctgtggagctgctgggacTGCCTGAGGGCCGGCCGTGCCTCCTCCTGGACGTGGG CTGTGGCTCCGGGCTGAGTGGGGATTACATCTCGGACGAGGGTCACTACTGGATTGGCATGGACATCAGCCCTGCCATGCTGG ATGTGgctgtggagagggaggtggaaggAGACCTTCTCCTTGCAGATGTGGGTCATGGCATTCCCTTCAGGCCTGGCATGTTTGATGGCTGTATCAG tatttCCGCAGTGCAGTGGCTTTGTAATGCTGATAAGAAATCACACAGTCCTTCAAAACGCCTTTATCGATTCTTCTCAACTCTTTATACTGCCTTG CTGGAGCTCATCACAGCCCAAGCCATGAGAGCTGGCTTTACTGGGGGAATGGTGGTAGACTATCCCAACAGCGCTAAAGCCAAGAA gtTCTTCCTTTGTCTCTTTGTTGGGGCATCTGGCATGTTACCGAAG ggcCTTGGTACTGAGTGTGCTGATGGAGAAGAGATACACCAGGCAAAGTTCACCAATGAGAG GACGCGGTTCAGAAACACCAAGGGCAAGTCTGTGAAGAAAAGCCGGGACTGGATCCTTGAGAAGAAGGAGCGTAGACGACGACAGGGCAA GGAAGTGCGAGCAGACACGAAATACACAGGTCGAAAACGCCGCCCTCGCTTCTGA